The window TTGTTTTCAGTCGCGATTTGCCTAGGTTCATTCTGCAAACCATCACGCGGACCAACCTCAAAGAGGGTAACTTGGTCGACCATAAATCTATCTCACATCACGAATTTGCTCAGGAAGCCAGGTCACAAGATCAGGAAAGATAAGGAAGAGGCCCAGAACCAGAATTTGCAGGGCAAAAAACGGAATAACTCCGCGATAGACAGTTCCAATACTGATACCTTTGGGAAGCACCCCTTTTAGATAAAACAAGGTATAGCCAAAGGGCGGCGTGATATACGCCATCTGCGCCGTGATCATGAAAAGAACACCAAACCAAAGCGGCTCATATCCCAAAGCTTTGACAATTGGCAGAAAGACCGGAACACAAAGAAGGATGATACCAATCTCATCCAGGAAAAGGCCGAGAAAGACCAAAATCAGCAACATGGTCAATAGGATGACAATCGGGGCTGCATCCAGATTTTCAACAAAACCCAAAATCGAATCCGGCCCCCCGGTTGCAACAAAAACAGATATGAATGCACGCGCGCCAATGGTGATCCAGAGGATCATGGCTGTAACGCGCAAGGTATCTGAAGCTGCGTCAGAAAGTATGGAAAATTTGAACCGTCCTGAGAACAGGACAGATAAAAAGGCACCGAATACCCCAACCGCTGCTGCCTCGGTTGGAGTTGCCAAACCAAGATATATTGACCCAAGCACAGAGATGATCACCAAAAAAGGCAGCACCAACGCCTTGAGGCTCAGAAGTTTCTCAGAAAGCGGGATAGTTCTGGAATGCTCAGGTTTTGGCGCCAAATCTCCATTCAAACCCACACGTAGAATAATGTAGAGACAATAAACCGTGGCCAGAACCAGACCGGGAACAATGCACGCAACAAACATCTGCCCGATGGAGATTTGTGCAGTGATTGCATAAACGATGGTGACCACGGATGGTGGAATAAGAATTCCAAGGGTTCCTCCGGCGCAAATGGAACCGACTGCCAACTCTGTATTGTAACGTCTCGCCAACATGGAGGGCAGAGCCAGAATGCCCATGGCTGCAACTGCCGCTCCCACCACACCAGTCATGGCCGCCATAATTGTGCAAATGATGATGGTACCGATGGCAAGTCCACCATTCACACGGCTAAACCACGTCTCCATGGCATTATATAGATCCTCAATAATAGAAGATTTTTGCAGGATCGACGCCATGAAAATATAAAGCGGAATAGCCATCAAAGCTTCCGATGTCATGGTTTCAAATGTGTTCAGAACGCTCACGATCAAAGCAGACGGGCCCCACGCAATAATCGTGGTAAGAAAGGCAATCGCGCCCAAAACAAAGGCCAATGGTGCACCCGTCAACATCAAGGCAACAAGGGATAAAAACATCCCCAACAGAATGACACTCGAACTCATTGGGAAGTAACCTCTTCATGCAGAACAAAGAGAAGTTCCGCAAACCCCTGCAAGACCAGCAACAAGGCGGAGACAGGCAGCACCAGTTTTGCGGGCCATACAGGTGGGTTCCAGGATGTGTAGGACGTTTCTCGATATTGAAATGATTGCTCGGCAAGAGGAAATGCAAACCATAACAGGATTACCCCAAATACAATTGCGAGTATGATGGCAATAACTTTCAAAGCTTTGGCAGCTAGCCCAGAGGCGCGAGCAGACAGCAAATCGACCGATACATGTCCACCTGTATGCAGCAAATATGGCCCACCCAACAAAAAGAATGGCCCGAACAAAAGGGTCGCCAGTTCAGGTGCCCAGGATGTCGGAGAAGCGAAACTATAGCGTGCCGCAACCTCATACAGCATCAAAAGGGCAAACAGAACGACAAGCCATTTCACCAAACGAAAGAGTGTCCGGTTGAGCGCTGTCACGGCAAAGGCAATCGAGAGCATCATTGGCCCTTTCAAAAAACAATCCCACGCAGAAGACTGCGTGGGACAGGGTGATAATTGATTGGCATCAGAGCAGGCGATAATCCTGCATCAACTCTCGTTGCGAACCGAGAATTTCAGTGGCCAGTCCGTCACTCTTTGCGGCTTTTTCCCAAGACGACACGGCATTGGCCCGGTTGTCAGCAACGTCTTGCGGATCCAGATTGACAATCTCAACACCAGCTTCCACAAATTTCCCGACATACTCTGCGTTGGACACCATGATATTCTGGCGCAAAGCACCTGAGACCTCTCGTGCCGCCACCTCCAACGCAGCACGATGTTGATCAGACAGGCTCTTATAAGCTGCGGTATTGGCAACATAAGCAGTGGCAGTCGTTGGCTGGTGGACGCCTGGCAATATAAGATACTTGGCGACCTCATGTAGCCCCGCCTCATAATTTGCCTTGATATCTCCACGATCAGCAAAATCGATCAGGCCCTTATCAAGTGCGGAATAGACCTCGGACGTTGGCAATGGAGATACCGCAACACCCAAGTCCGCCATGACAGCAGAGGCAAGCCCCACAAAGCGCCCCTTGAGACCTTTCATGTCCGAGATCGAACGAATAGCAACCTTGGAATGAATGGGTTCCTCGCCATAAACCGTCGGTGCAATATAGGTCAAACCAGCAGGTGCATAGGATTTTCTGGCAAGATCAAGGCCACCACGTTCATAAAACCAGCTTTCATATTGATCCGCTTGAGGGAAGCCAAAGGGAACAGATGATGTAAATCCATGGGCCGGTATTTTGCCCGCTGTATAGCCATCATATGTTTTCATCAACTGGAAAGCGCCACCACGAACGGCATCAAAAGCCTGAGCGTTCGGAACAATTGATCCTCCAGAAAAGGCCTTGATGTCAAAAGTTCCGCCAGTCAGTTCCCGGACACGATCACAAAATGCCTTTTCATAGGTCATCGGGGTGGTACCACCTCCCCACAAAGCCTGCATACGCCATTCAACCTTTTTCTGGGCAGCCACCGAGGTCGAACTTGCAGCGACCAATGCAGGAGCCCCCAGAGCGGCGACGCCCGTCATGGTCAGCATTTTTCTACGGTTGATATTCATATCTGTTCCTCCCTGATATGCGCGTCTCCGCACTATTATTTTTGGATAGTCAGCAAGCCGTGCGCCCGATCTACAGACACATCCCCTATACGCACCAATTCCTTGGCGATATGGTCGATCTCGGCTCCGGTCGCGCCGGCTGCGATTGCGATATTGCGGGCATGCAGTGCCATATGCCCCCTTTGAATTCCTTCGGTGGAAAGTGCTCGGAGCGCGGCCATATTTTGTGCCAGTCCCACTGAAGCGATCACTTCCGCCAACTCATTTGCCGAGCCAATGCGCATGAGATTCAGGGCAGCCTTTGCAGCAGGATGTGTTTTGGTTGCTCCCCCCACAATCCCGACAGGCATAGGCAGCTCCAAGGTACCAATCAGATTTCCTGACTTGTCGCGTTCCCATCGGGTCAATGATGTATATTGTCCGTCTTTTGCTGCCCAGGCATGCGCTCCGGCTTCCACAGCACGCCAGTCATTTCCTGTCGCCAGAACAACAGGATCTATACCGTTCATGATGCCTTTATTGTGTGTGGCTGCCCGGTAGGGATCGATTTCCGCCAGAACACAGGCTTCGACAATGCCGCTGGCAACACGATCACCATCAAAGTTGTTTGTCGTCAGACTGTCCCTGCTGATTGAAACATAAACGGAAACGATTCTTCGATCAGCCAGATTGGAGAGAATTCGCAACCGTGCGTCCCCTCCAGTAATCTGAGCTGCGAAAGGGGCAACCAGCTCCGCCATCGTATTGACGGTGTTCGCCCCCATCGCATCACGAACATCCACCAGCAAATGCAGAACCACCATCGAACCAATGCGCGTGTCTTCAAAGATCTCAATCTCGATATCGCAGCATCCACCACCAAGTTCGATGAGAACCCGATCCTTTGAATTGGCCAAAGCCAGAATTTCATCTTTATGCTGGAGCAGTTTTTGTCGCGCACCAAATGGATCACCAATTCCAAGCAATTGAATCTGCGCCCGCATGATGGGAGCAGAAGATACAGCTTTAAAGCCGCCATTTTCACGAACAATCTTGGCCATATAAGAGGCGGCCGCCACGACAGATGGCTCTTCTACGGCCATAGGAACAAAATAGTCTTTTCCATTGATCTGAAAATTCGCCGCTACACCCAATGGAAGTTCAAAAAGACCGATAACATTCTCGATCATTCCATCTGCAGAAGCCATTGAAAGAGCGGTTGCATCTGACAAGGACTCTATCCCAGACATCAGCTCCCCTGTTGCCTCATCTATTTTTTCAAACCGAGCAGATGGACTGAGATGCCGAAGGCCGGATAGTTGCGAGCAATATTTGGTCATATGTTTTGTACTCTTTGTCCCAAAATCGAACAAAGAGTTGACCAAAAAACTTTCGCAAGAAAGGTACAATTATGGTACAAAAATTATAATTGTACCCATGTTGTATCTGGAGAGGCACGCGTGCAGATTAGCAAGATAGAGCAAGTTGTCCGTTCCATCGAAACCGCAATCCAGACTGGAGCCTTACAACCGGGCAGTCGATTGCCATCTGTCCGGGCAGCGGCAGAACAATATGATGTAGCCAAGAATACCATTGTCGAGGCATATGCTCGCCTTGCAGCACTCCAATCCATCTATTCCAGACAGGGGTCAGGGTTTTTCGTCTCTGATCGACAAAAGCATATATCCGTCAATGAAGAAGCAGTCACTCAGGCTTCAGATATTGTCTCGCTTCTACGTGCTCAATTGAAACAGGATTTTGATATCAGGCCCGGAGATGGGCGCCCTCCGCTATCCTGGATGCAAGACACTTTACCCAAACGAGTGGATACCAGTCTGCTCATCTCCATGGAGACGGATCAAAGTGGATATGGTAGCCCACTTGGAAATACGCGTTTACGAGAACTGATTGCACGACGCTTTGCCAATCAAGGGACATCAATCTCCCCTTCCCAGATAGTAACAACCTTCGGAGCCAATCACGCGCTGGACCTCATCATCCGGCGTTATCTGTCTGAAGGGCAAACCGTTCTGGTCGATGCACCAGGATATTATCCCTTGTTTGCCAAACTCAAACTGGCAAAGGTGAATGCCATAGGGATTCCCCGTGGCCCAACAGGACCCGATTTGAATGCGCTCGAAAGTCTGGCACATCGCTACAAACCCAGATTGTTTTTCACCCAGTCAACGGCCCACAACCCAACAGGAACATCCTTTGACCTGCAAACAGCTCACAATGCACTTCAATTGGCGGTTCAGCACAACTTCATGATTGTCGATGATGATCCCTTCATTGACCTGCATGGTCATGGCGTTTCCGGCACGCGATTGTGGGAACTCGATGGTTTTCGCAAGGTCATTTTCGTCGGCAGCCACTCGAAATTGCTATCTGCAAGCTTCAGATCTGGCCATATTGTTGCAAGTCCCGATCTCATATCCGATCTGACGGAGCTGAAAATGATCACAGCTGTCAACAGCTCGCGTCTGTCCGAAATGCTGATCGCTCAGATGATTGAATCAAGCCGCTATGACCGTCATCTGAAAAAGCTCGGTCGGCGACTGGAAGACGCTCGTGCAGCCTGCATGAAGGCTATCGAACAACTTGATCTCACACCATTTAGCAAAAATCCAAACGGTTTTTATACTCTCGTTGAACTCCCTGAAGATGCAAATATACAGCGAATTCAATCTCTGGCGACAAAACGGCGCATATTTGTAGCTCAGGGACAATGGTTCTTTCCCTCTGGATCCACTGCCCACAAAAACAGCCTGCGTATCAATTTCAGCAGATCCGCAGATAAAAGATTTTTCAATTATTTGCACGAGCTCGTCACCTGATGGTTCCCAGCATTTACAAAAGCGCTGCTGAAAAGCTCTAGATCAACACGCCAGACAATTGTGAAGACGAAAGCAATGAATGCACCATTTCGAAGCTTGTTGCATCGAACCCTTCCCAATCGGAGATATCCTGAAAAGGTTGTCTATCTTTGGCTGTTTTGCCAATTCGGATGGATCCAGACTTCGGTATCCTCCACAGGCAATTTGGTACCTAGAATGAAATCCGCAGCCCGTTCGCCGACCATGACCGACGGTCCATTCAGATTGCCATTGGTGATACGTGGGAATATCGAGCTATCAGCTACACGAAGACCTTCAATACCAATAACCTTCAGCTCAGGATCAACCACTGCCATGAAATCATCTCTGGAACCCATTTTACAAGTACCACATGGATGAAATGCACTTTCGGCATGATCACGAATAAACATATCGAGCTCATCATTGCTTTGCACGGTTTCACCAGGCTGGATTTCCTTACCACGATACGGATCAAAGGCCTCTTGTCTGAAGATCTCGCGGGTTAGTTTGATACAAGTCCGAAAATCGCTCCAATCGTCTTCGTGCGACATGTAGTTGAAGAAGATTTTAGGGGCTTGCTTTGGATCAGCTGATTTCAAAGTCACCTCACCGCGAGACTTGGAACGCATTGGACCAACATGAGCCTGAAAACCATGGCCTTCAGCAACAGCCTGTCCATCATAACGCACTGCGATTGGCAAAAAGTGATATTGAATATCAGGATATTTCACGCCAGCAGCAGATCGAATGAAGGCTCCGCTCTCAAATTGATTCGATGCACCAAGGCCTGTTCGAGTAAACAGCCATTGCGCGCCAACCCATGCTTTACCGAAGATATTCCAGTATTTGAATAGGGTAATAGGTTCGATGCAGGCCTGCTGGATATATAATTCCAGATGATCTTGCAGATTTTTACCAACCCCGGCTCGATCTGCAACCACTTCAATCCCATGCCCGGCAAGTTCTTTAGCAGGACCAATTCCAGATAACATAAGGAGCTTTGGCGAGTTGATGGCAGATGCTGAGACAATCACCTCACAATTGGCATGAATGGTCTCAGCGATGCCCCGTCGTAGAACCTCAACGCCAACAGCCTTGCCTTCTTCAATCACAATCCGTTGCGCAAAAGCACTGACCAGCTCACAGTTTCCGGTTTTCAATGCCGGACGCAAATAGGCATTGGCTGTTGACCAGCGCGTTCCTTTCCAAATGGTGGCTTCCAGCGGGCCGAAACCCTCTTGTCGTTCACCATTATAGTCAACACTTCTTTGATACCCTGCCTGCTCACCTGCGGTCTCAAACGCGGAAATCAGTGGATTATCACGAGGACCACGACTGACATGCAGAGGGCCATCAGACCCTCTCCAGCTCGCATCGCCTCCATGGCCACCTTCATGC is drawn from Cohaesibacter gelatinilyticus and contains these coding sequences:
- the betA gene encoding choline dehydrogenase: MRADYVIIGSGSAGSALAFRLAEAGKSVIVIEQGGSDIGPFIQMPGALSYPMNMPIYDWDFKTEPEPNLNNRQLVTPRGKVKGGSSSINGMVYVRGHACDYEHWQESGADGWGYGDVLPYFKRMENWHEGGHGGDASWRGSDGPLHVSRGPRDNPLISAFETAGEQAGYQRSVDYNGERQEGFGPLEATIWKGTRWSTANAYLRPALKTGNCELVSAFAQRIVIEEGKAVGVEVLRRGIAETIHANCEVIVSASAINSPKLLMLSGIGPAKELAGHGIEVVADRAGVGKNLQDHLELYIQQACIEPITLFKYWNIFGKAWVGAQWLFTRTGLGASNQFESGAFIRSAAGVKYPDIQYHFLPIAVRYDGQAVAEGHGFQAHVGPMRSKSRGEVTLKSADPKQAPKIFFNYMSHEDDWSDFRTCIKLTREIFRQEAFDPYRGKEIQPGETVQSNDELDMFIRDHAESAFHPCGTCKMGSRDDFMAVVDPELKVIGIEGLRVADSSIFPRITNGNLNGPSVMVGERAADFILGTKLPVEDTEVWIHPNWQNSQR
- the dctP gene encoding TRAP transporter substrate-binding protein DctP — encoded protein: MNINRRKMLTMTGVAALGAPALVAASSTSVAAQKKVEWRMQALWGGGTTPMTYEKAFCDRVRELTGGTFDIKAFSGGSIVPNAQAFDAVRGGAFQLMKTYDGYTAGKIPAHGFTSSVPFGFPQADQYESWFYERGGLDLARKSYAPAGLTYIAPTVYGEEPIHSKVAIRSISDMKGLKGRFVGLASAVMADLGVAVSPLPTSEVYSALDKGLIDFADRGDIKANYEAGLHEVAKYLILPGVHQPTTATAYVANTAAYKSLSDQHRAALEVAAREVSGALRQNIMVSNAEYVGKFVEAGVEIVNLDPQDVADNRANAVSSWEKAAKSDGLATEILGSQRELMQDYRLL
- a CDS encoding PLP-dependent aminotransferase family protein, translated to MQISKIEQVVRSIETAIQTGALQPGSRLPSVRAAAEQYDVAKNTIVEAYARLAALQSIYSRQGSGFFVSDRQKHISVNEEAVTQASDIVSLLRAQLKQDFDIRPGDGRPPLSWMQDTLPKRVDTSLLISMETDQSGYGSPLGNTRLRELIARRFANQGTSISPSQIVTTFGANHALDLIIRRYLSEGQTVLVDAPGYYPLFAKLKLAKVNAIGIPRGPTGPDLNALESLAHRYKPRLFFTQSTAHNPTGTSFDLQTAHNALQLAVQHNFMIVDDDPFIDLHGHGVSGTRLWELDGFRKVIFVGSHSKLLSASFRSGHIVASPDLISDLTELKMITAVNSSRLSEMLIAQMIESSRYDRHLKKLGRRLEDARAACMKAIEQLDLTPFSKNPNGFYTLVELPEDANIQRIQSLATKRRIFVAQGQWFFPSGSTAHKNSLRINFSRSADKRFFNYLHELVT
- a CDS encoding hydroxymethylglutaryl-CoA reductase, degradative; amino-acid sequence: MYLSCESFLVNSLFDFGTKSTKHMTKYCSQLSGLRHLSPSARFEKIDEATGELMSGIESLSDATALSMASADGMIENVIGLFELPLGVAANFQINGKDYFVPMAVEEPSVVAAASYMAKIVRENGGFKAVSSAPIMRAQIQLLGIGDPFGARQKLLQHKDEILALANSKDRVLIELGGGCCDIEIEIFEDTRIGSMVVLHLLVDVRDAMGANTVNTMAELVAPFAAQITGGDARLRILSNLADRRIVSVYVSISRDSLTTNNFDGDRVASGIVEACVLAEIDPYRAATHNKGIMNGIDPVVLATGNDWRAVEAGAHAWAAKDGQYTSLTRWERDKSGNLIGTLELPMPVGIVGGATKTHPAAKAALNLMRIGSANELAEVIASVGLAQNMAALRALSTEGIQRGHMALHARNIAIAAGATGAEIDHIAKELVRIGDVSVDRAHGLLTIQK
- a CDS encoding TRAP transporter small permease subunit gives rise to the protein MMLSIAFAVTALNRTLFRLVKWLVVLFALLMLYEVAARYSFASPTSWAPELATLLFGPFFLLGGPYLLHTGGHVSVDLLSARASGLAAKALKVIAIILAIVFGVILLWFAFPLAEQSFQYRETSYTSWNPPVWPAKLVLPVSALLLVLQGFAELLFVLHEEVTSQ
- a CDS encoding TRAP transporter large permease, with product MSSSVILLGMFLSLVALMLTGAPLAFVLGAIAFLTTIIAWGPSALIVSVLNTFETMTSEALMAIPLYIFMASILQKSSIIEDLYNAMETWFSRVNGGLAIGTIIICTIMAAMTGVVGAAVAAMGILALPSMLARRYNTELAVGSICAGGTLGILIPPSVVTIVYAITAQISIGQMFVACIVPGLVLATVYCLYIILRVGLNGDLAPKPEHSRTIPLSEKLLSLKALVLPFLVIISVLGSIYLGLATPTEAAAVGVFGAFLSVLFSGRFKFSILSDAASDTLRVTAMILWITIGARAFISVFVATGGPDSILGFVENLDAAPIVILLTMLLILVFLGLFLDEIGIILLCVPVFLPIVKALGYEPLWFGVLFMITAQMAYITPPFGYTLFYLKGVLPKGISIGTVYRGVIPFFALQILVLGLFLIFPDLVTWLPEQIRDVR